The following proteins are co-located in the Bubalus bubalis isolate 160015118507 breed Murrah chromosome 21, NDDB_SH_1, whole genome shotgun sequence genome:
- the DNAH12 gene encoding dynein axonemal heavy chain 12 isoform X17 has product MALWTFSLHSTEYFNLQGTKMSDPNKAAIAAEKEALNLKLPPIVRPPEDIGVDTPAQSKLLSYRRSKEQQKTINQLVIEGAKRNLDRTLGKRTPSSPEPDYPPTMTSEIKKKAFNYIYLKQCVESSPIVPVQQEWLDHMLMLVPESLKEGKEQEELVQSLINEVSRDFEKSMKRYLVRSVLMRPDINWLEDEGGPIPESPVGLDYSKPWHSNYLQTRNQILANLHIVHPTMKMLLDLGYTTFANTVLLDLTGIRGKGPIDCESLRNDLSIQARKAEEKIMNTWYPKVINLFTKKEALEGIKPEKLDAFYNCVSTLMSNQLKDLLKRTVEGFVKLFDPEDQQRLPIFKMELTFDDDKMEFYPTFQDLEDVVFGLVERIAEALQNVQTVPSWLSGTSTPVNLDTELPEHVLQWALDKLKVAVHRNLEGARKHYETYVEKYSWLIDGTAVKLIQTFQAEDHTFDEYTKFIGKFFNLASEIMLLPQWIHFPMVRLDCEDLKTGLTNKARTFANMLLNDIASKHRKENENSTCLLLPTCHPPPSCTHAQSCNPMDCSPPASSVHGILPGKNTGVGCHFLLQQFSYFTVWFSICLGKLALSNLICPLSFSVLFCFWPCHRAWGILVP; this is encoded by the exons ATGGCTTTATGGACTTTTTCTCTTCACAGTACAGAGTATTTTAATCTTCAGGGGACCAAGATGTCAGATCCAAACAAAGCTGCCATTGCAGCAGAAAAAGAGGCCCTGAACTTGAAGTTACCTCCCATTGTTCGTCCCCCTGAAGACATAGGTGTTGACACACCAGCACAAAGTAAGTTGCTGAGTTACAGACGATCCAAGGAGCAGCAGAAGACAATTAATCAGTTAGT AATTGAAGGAGCCAAAAGGAATTTAGACAGAACACTGGGTAAAAGAACACCTTCATCACCAGAGCCAGATTATCCTCCAACT ATGAccagtgaaattaaaaagaaagca TTCAACTATATTTATTTGAAGCAATGTGTAGAGAGTAGTCCGATAGTACCTGTTCAGCAAGAATGGCTGGATCACATGTTAATGCTGGTACCTGAGTCtttgaaggaagggaaagaacaaGAAGAACTTGTTCAAAGTCTCATAAACGAGGTGTCACGTGATTTTGAAAAAAGCATGAAGAGATATTTGG tgagaAGTGTTCTCATGAGACCTGATATTAATTGGCTTGAAGATGAAGGTGGCCCTATACCTGAATCCCCTGT aggCCTGGATTATTCTAAGCCTTGGCATTCTAACTATCTGCAGACAAGAAACCAAATATTAGCTAATTTGCACATTGTTCATCCAACCATGAAAATGTTACTGGACCTTGGTTATACAACATTTGCCAATACAGTTTTGCTAGACTTAACTGGAATTAG AGGTAAAGGCCCTATTGATTGTGAATCACTAAGAAATGATTTATCAATACAAGCtagaaaggcagaagagaagaTAATGAACACTTGGTATCCAAAGGTTATAAATCTCTTTACCAAGAAGGAGGCACTAGAAGGCATTAAACCTGAGAAACTGGATGCATTTTATAACTGCGTTTCCACACTTATGTCAAATCAG CTAAAAGATCTCTTAAAGAGAACTGTAGAAGGATTTGTAAAGCTCTTTGACCCAGAAGATCAACAAAGGCTGCCCATATTTAAGATGGAATTGACTTTTGATGAtgataaaatggaattttatccTACTTTTCAAGATTTGGAAGATGTTGTCTTTGGTTTGGTTGAGCGAATAGCTGAAGCTCTGCAG AATGTCCAAACAGTACCCTCTTGGCTATCAGGAACTTCAACACCTGTGAATCTTGACACAGAACTTCCTGAACATGTGTTACAGTGGGCTCTTGATAAGCTGAAGGTGGCGGTGCATCGTAACTTAGAAGGCGCAAGAAAACATTATGAGACATACG TTGAAAAGTACAGTTGGCTCATTGATGGGACTGCTGTTAAGCTGATACAGACTTTTCAGGCAGAGGATCATACTTTTGATGAATACACAAAG tttataggAAAATTTTTCAATCTTGCTTCCGAAATAATGCTTTTGCCTCAGTGGATTCATTTCCCTATGGTGCGTTTGGATTGTGAAGATTTGAAGACAGGCCTAACAAACAAAGCAAGAACCTTTGCAAACATGTTGCTAAATGATATAGCTTCAAAacataggaaagaaaatgaaaa ttctacctgtttattgctaccaacctgtcaccctccaccctcatgcacacatgctcagtcatgtaatcccatggactgcagcccgccagcctcctctgtccatggaattcttccaggcaagaatactggagtgggttgccatttccttctccagcaattcTCTTACTTCACAGTTTGGTTTAGTATCTGCTTGGGCAAACTTGCTCTCTCTAATCTTATTTgccctctttccttttctgttttgttttgcttttggccGTGCCACagagcatgggggatcttagttccctga
- the DNAH12 gene encoding dynein axonemal heavy chain 12 isoform X19 — MALWTFSLHSTEYFNLQGTKMSDPNKAAIAAEKEALNLKLPPIVRPPEDIGVDTPAQSKLLSYRRSKEQQKTINQLVIEGAKRNLDRTLGKRTPSSPEPDYPPTMTSEIKKKAFNYIYLKQCVESSPIVPVQQEWLDHMLMLVPESLKEGKEQEELVQSLINEVSRDFEKSMKRYLVRSVLMRPDINWLEDEGGPIPESPVGLDYSKPWHSNYLQTRNQILANLHIVHPTMKMLLDLGYTTFANTVLLDLTGIRGKGPIDCESLRNDLSIQARKAEEKIMNTWYPKVINLFTKKEALEGIKPEKLDAFYNCVSTLMSNQLKDLLKRTVEGFVKLFDPEDQQRLPIFKMELTFDDDKMEFYPTFQDLEDVVFGLVERIAEALQNVQTVPSWLSGTSTPVNLDTELPEHVLQWALDKLKVAVHRNLEGARKHYETYVEKYSWLIDGTAVKLIQTFQAEDHTFDEYTKYLQ; from the exons ATGGCTTTATGGACTTTTTCTCTTCACAGTACAGAGTATTTTAATCTTCAGGGGACCAAGATGTCAGATCCAAACAAAGCTGCCATTGCAGCAGAAAAAGAGGCCCTGAACTTGAAGTTACCTCCCATTGTTCGTCCCCCTGAAGACATAGGTGTTGACACACCAGCACAAAGTAAGTTGCTGAGTTACAGACGATCCAAGGAGCAGCAGAAGACAATTAATCAGTTAGT AATTGAAGGAGCCAAAAGGAATTTAGACAGAACACTGGGTAAAAGAACACCTTCATCACCAGAGCCAGATTATCCTCCAACT ATGAccagtgaaattaaaaagaaagca TTCAACTATATTTATTTGAAGCAATGTGTAGAGAGTAGTCCGATAGTACCTGTTCAGCAAGAATGGCTGGATCACATGTTAATGCTGGTACCTGAGTCtttgaaggaagggaaagaacaaGAAGAACTTGTTCAAAGTCTCATAAACGAGGTGTCACGTGATTTTGAAAAAAGCATGAAGAGATATTTGG tgagaAGTGTTCTCATGAGACCTGATATTAATTGGCTTGAAGATGAAGGTGGCCCTATACCTGAATCCCCTGT aggCCTGGATTATTCTAAGCCTTGGCATTCTAACTATCTGCAGACAAGAAACCAAATATTAGCTAATTTGCACATTGTTCATCCAACCATGAAAATGTTACTGGACCTTGGTTATACAACATTTGCCAATACAGTTTTGCTAGACTTAACTGGAATTAG AGGTAAAGGCCCTATTGATTGTGAATCACTAAGAAATGATTTATCAATACAAGCtagaaaggcagaagagaagaTAATGAACACTTGGTATCCAAAGGTTATAAATCTCTTTACCAAGAAGGAGGCACTAGAAGGCATTAAACCTGAGAAACTGGATGCATTTTATAACTGCGTTTCCACACTTATGTCAAATCAG CTAAAAGATCTCTTAAAGAGAACTGTAGAAGGATTTGTAAAGCTCTTTGACCCAGAAGATCAACAAAGGCTGCCCATATTTAAGATGGAATTGACTTTTGATGAtgataaaatggaattttatccTACTTTTCAAGATTTGGAAGATGTTGTCTTTGGTTTGGTTGAGCGAATAGCTGAAGCTCTGCAG AATGTCCAAACAGTACCCTCTTGGCTATCAGGAACTTCAACACCTGTGAATCTTGACACAGAACTTCCTGAACATGTGTTACAGTGGGCTCTTGATAAGCTGAAGGTGGCGGTGCATCGTAACTTAGAAGGCGCAAGAAAACATTATGAGACATACG TTGAAAAGTACAGTTGGCTCATTGATGGGACTGCTGTTAAGCTGATACAGACTTTTCAGGCAGAGGATCATACTTTTGATGAATACACAAAG
- the DNAH12 gene encoding dynein axonemal heavy chain 12 isoform X18, producing MALWTFSLHSTEYFNLQGTKMSDPNKAAIAAEKEALNLKLPPIVRPPEDIGVDTPAQSKLLSYRRSKEQQKTINQLVIEGAKRNLDRTLGKRTPSSPEPDYPPTMTSEIKKKAFNYIYLKQCVESSPIVPVQQEWLDHMLMLVPESLKEGKEQEELVQSLINEVSRDFEKSMKRYLVRSVLMRPDINWLEDEGGPIPESPVGLDYSKPWHSNYLQTRNQILANLHIVHPTMKMLLDLGYTTFANTVLLDLTGIRGKGPIDCESLRNDLSIQARKAEEKIMNTWYPKVINLFTKKEALEGIKPEKLDAFYNCVSTLMSNQLKDLLKRTVEGFVKLFDPEDQQRLPIFKMELTFDDDKMEFYPTFQDLEDVVFGLVERIAEALQNVQTVPSWLSGTSTPVNLDTELPEHVLQWALDKLKVAVHRNLEGARKHYETYVEKYSWLIDGTAVKLIQTFQAEDHTFDEYTKFIGKFFNLASEIMLLPQWIHFPMVRLDCEDLKTGLTNKARTFANMLLNDIASKHRKENENICSEFEAVKEHALKVPETTEEMMELISYVEKARTVRIQELVSRIKKT from the exons ATGGCTTTATGGACTTTTTCTCTTCACAGTACAGAGTATTTTAATCTTCAGGGGACCAAGATGTCAGATCCAAACAAAGCTGCCATTGCAGCAGAAAAAGAGGCCCTGAACTTGAAGTTACCTCCCATTGTTCGTCCCCCTGAAGACATAGGTGTTGACACACCAGCACAAAGTAAGTTGCTGAGTTACAGACGATCCAAGGAGCAGCAGAAGACAATTAATCAGTTAGT AATTGAAGGAGCCAAAAGGAATTTAGACAGAACACTGGGTAAAAGAACACCTTCATCACCAGAGCCAGATTATCCTCCAACT ATGAccagtgaaattaaaaagaaagca TTCAACTATATTTATTTGAAGCAATGTGTAGAGAGTAGTCCGATAGTACCTGTTCAGCAAGAATGGCTGGATCACATGTTAATGCTGGTACCTGAGTCtttgaaggaagggaaagaacaaGAAGAACTTGTTCAAAGTCTCATAAACGAGGTGTCACGTGATTTTGAAAAAAGCATGAAGAGATATTTGG tgagaAGTGTTCTCATGAGACCTGATATTAATTGGCTTGAAGATGAAGGTGGCCCTATACCTGAATCCCCTGT aggCCTGGATTATTCTAAGCCTTGGCATTCTAACTATCTGCAGACAAGAAACCAAATATTAGCTAATTTGCACATTGTTCATCCAACCATGAAAATGTTACTGGACCTTGGTTATACAACATTTGCCAATACAGTTTTGCTAGACTTAACTGGAATTAG AGGTAAAGGCCCTATTGATTGTGAATCACTAAGAAATGATTTATCAATACAAGCtagaaaggcagaagagaagaTAATGAACACTTGGTATCCAAAGGTTATAAATCTCTTTACCAAGAAGGAGGCACTAGAAGGCATTAAACCTGAGAAACTGGATGCATTTTATAACTGCGTTTCCACACTTATGTCAAATCAG CTAAAAGATCTCTTAAAGAGAACTGTAGAAGGATTTGTAAAGCTCTTTGACCCAGAAGATCAACAAAGGCTGCCCATATTTAAGATGGAATTGACTTTTGATGAtgataaaatggaattttatccTACTTTTCAAGATTTGGAAGATGTTGTCTTTGGTTTGGTTGAGCGAATAGCTGAAGCTCTGCAG AATGTCCAAACAGTACCCTCTTGGCTATCAGGAACTTCAACACCTGTGAATCTTGACACAGAACTTCCTGAACATGTGTTACAGTGGGCTCTTGATAAGCTGAAGGTGGCGGTGCATCGTAACTTAGAAGGCGCAAGAAAACATTATGAGACATACG TTGAAAAGTACAGTTGGCTCATTGATGGGACTGCTGTTAAGCTGATACAGACTTTTCAGGCAGAGGATCATACTTTTGATGAATACACAAAG tttataggAAAATTTTTCAATCTTGCTTCCGAAATAATGCTTTTGCCTCAGTGGATTCATTTCCCTATGGTGCGTTTGGATTGTGAAGATTTGAAGACAGGCCTAACAAACAAAGCAAGAACCTTTGCAAACATGTTGCTAAATGATATAGCTTCAAAacataggaaagaaaatgaaaa